From the genome of Streptomyces sp. NBC_00659, one region includes:
- a CDS encoding enoyl-CoA hydratase/isomerase family protein: MASLDKDLDPVLDKDGVRLTVDGATATVTLTNPAKRNAQSPALWRALTQAGQSLPGSVRVVVLRAEGQSFSAGLDRQAFTPEGFDGEPSFIDLARGSDAELDATIAEYQEAFTWWRRSDIVSIAAVRGHAIGAGFQLALACDLRVVADDVQFAMRETSLGLVPDLTGTHPLVGLVGYARALEICATGRFVLAEEAERTGLANLAVPGEQLDAAVGDLAAALLAAPRDAVIETKALLRGAQERSYEEQRSAERASQARRLRDLAGVGD; this comes from the coding sequence ATGGCTTCGCTCGACAAGGATCTCGACCCGGTACTCGACAAGGACGGCGTACGGCTCACCGTCGACGGCGCGACCGCCACGGTGACGCTGACCAATCCGGCCAAGCGCAATGCCCAGAGTCCTGCTCTCTGGCGGGCCTTGACGCAGGCCGGGCAGTCACTGCCGGGCTCCGTCCGGGTGGTCGTCCTGCGTGCCGAGGGCCAGTCCTTCTCCGCGGGGCTCGACCGGCAGGCGTTCACGCCCGAGGGTTTCGACGGGGAACCGTCGTTCATCGACCTCGCGCGCGGTTCCGACGCCGAGCTCGACGCGACCATCGCCGAGTACCAGGAGGCGTTCACCTGGTGGCGGCGCAGTGACATCGTGTCCATCGCCGCCGTGCGGGGGCACGCCATCGGTGCGGGGTTCCAGCTCGCACTCGCCTGTGACCTGCGCGTCGTCGCCGACGACGTGCAGTTCGCCATGCGCGAGACCAGTCTCGGCCTGGTGCCCGACCTCACGGGCACGCACCCGCTGGTCGGCCTCGTGGGATACGCCCGCGCGCTCGAGATCTGCGCCACGGGCCGCTTCGTCCTGGCCGAGGAGGCCGAGCGCACCGGGCTCGCCAACCTCGCCGTGCCCGGCGAGCAGCTCGACGCCGCGGTCGGCGATCTGGCCGCGGCGCTGCTGGCCGCGCCGCGGGACGCCGTGATCGAGACGAAGGCGCTGCTGCGCGGGGCCCAGGAACGGTCGTACGAGGAGCAGCGCTCCGCCGAGCGCGCGTCCCAGGCCCGCAGGCTCCGCGACCTCGCGGGCGTGGGCGACTAG
- a CDS encoding helix-turn-helix domain-containing protein produces MAETLKKGSRVTGAARDKLAADLKKKYDSGASIRALAEETGRSYGFVHRMLSESGVTLRGRGGATRGKKAASA; encoded by the coding sequence GTGGCCGAGACTCTGAAGAAGGGCAGCCGGGTTACCGGCGCCGCGCGCGACAAGCTCGCGGCAGACCTGAAGAAGAAGTACGACTCCGGTGCGAGCATTCGAGCGCTGGCCGAAGAGACCGGCCGTTCGTATGGCTTCGTGCACCGGATGCTCAGCGAGTCGGGCGTCACGCTCCGAGGGCGTGGCGGCGCGACGCGGGGCAAGAAGGCCGCCTCGGCCTGA
- a CDS encoding ABC-F family ATP-binding cassette domain-containing protein, whose product MISASGIELRAGARILIESATFRITKGDRIGLVGRNGAGKTTLTKVLAGEGQPAAGTVARSGEVGYLPQDPRTGDLDVLASDRVLSARGLDVLIRKMRENEQRIANGSGATREKAMRQYERQETEFLTKGGYSAEAEAATIAAALNLPDRVLGQPLHTLSGGQRRRIELARILFSDADTLLLDEPTNHLDADSIVWLRDYLKTYRGGFIVISHDVDLVETVVNKVFYLDANRAQIDVYNMGWKLYQQQREADEKRRKRERQNAEKKAAALNAQADKMRAKATKTVAAQNMAKRADRLLAGLDAVRVSDKVAKLRFPEPSPCGKTPLMAEGLSKSYGSLEIFTDVDLAIDKGSRVVILGLNGAGKTTLLRLLGGAEKPDTGEVIEGHGLKLGYYAQEHETLDPERTVLENMRSAAPDLDLVEVRKTLGSFLFSGDDVDKPAGVLSGGEKTRLALATLVVSSANVLLLDEPTNNLDPASREEILGALRTYKGAVVLVTHDEGAVEALQPERIILLPDGVEDLWGADYADLVALA is encoded by the coding sequence GTGATCTCCGCCTCCGGTATCGAGCTGCGCGCCGGCGCCCGCATCCTCATCGAGTCCGCGACCTTCCGCATCACGAAGGGTGACCGCATCGGCCTGGTCGGCCGCAACGGCGCGGGCAAGACGACCCTCACCAAGGTCCTCGCGGGCGAGGGCCAGCCCGCCGCCGGGACCGTCGCCCGCTCCGGCGAGGTCGGTTACCTTCCGCAGGACCCGCGCACCGGCGACCTCGACGTCCTCGCCAGCGACCGCGTCCTGTCGGCCCGCGGCCTGGACGTGCTGATCCGCAAGATGCGCGAGAACGAACAGCGCATCGCCAACGGCTCGGGCGCCACCCGCGAGAAGGCCATGCGGCAGTACGAGCGCCAGGAGACGGAGTTCCTCACCAAGGGCGGGTATTCCGCCGAGGCCGAGGCCGCCACCATCGCCGCCGCGCTCAACCTGCCCGACCGGGTGCTCGGCCAGCCCCTGCACACGCTGTCCGGTGGTCAGCGCCGCCGTATCGAGCTGGCGCGCATCCTCTTCTCGGACGCCGACACCCTGCTGCTCGACGAGCCGACGAACCACCTCGACGCCGACTCGATCGTCTGGCTGCGCGACTACCTGAAGACCTACCGCGGCGGCTTCATCGTGATCTCCCACGATGTCGACCTCGTCGAGACGGTCGTCAACAAGGTCTTCTATCTGGACGCCAACCGCGCGCAGATCGACGTCTACAACATGGGCTGGAAGCTCTACCAGCAGCAGCGCGAGGCCGACGAGAAGCGCCGCAAGCGCGAGCGCCAGAACGCCGAGAAGAAGGCCGCCGCGCTGAACGCCCAGGCCGACAAGATGCGTGCCAAGGCCACCAAGACCGTCGCCGCGCAGAACATGGCCAAGCGCGCCGACCGGCTGCTCGCCGGCCTGGACGCCGTCCGTGTCTCCGACAAGGTCGCCAAGCTGCGCTTCCCCGAGCCCTCGCCTTGCGGCAAGACCCCGCTCATGGCGGAGGGCCTGTCGAAGTCGTACGGCTCCCTGGAGATCTTCACCGACGTCGACCTGGCCATCGACAAGGGCTCCCGTGTCGTCATCCTCGGCCTGAACGGCGCCGGCAAGACGACCCTTCTGCGCCTGCTCGGCGGCGCCGAGAAGCCCGACACCGGAGAGGTCATCGAGGGCCACGGGCTGAAGCTCGGCTACTACGCGCAGGAGCACGAGACCCTCGACCCCGAGCGCACGGTCCTGGAGAACATGCGCTCCGCCGCCCCCGACCTGGATCTGGTCGAGGTCCGCAAGACGCTCGGCTCGTTCCTCTTCTCCGGCGACGACGTCGACAAGCCGGCCGGTGTGCTCTCCGGCGGCGAGAAGACCCGGCTCGCGCTCGCGACCCTCGTCGTCTCGTCCGCGAACGTCCTGCTCCTCGACGAGCCGACGAACAACCTCGACCCGGCCAGCCGCGAGGAGATCCTCGGCGCGCTGCGCACCTACAAGGGCGCCGTCGTTCTCGTCACCCACGACGAGGGCGCCGTCGAGGCGCTCCAGCCGGAGCGGATCATCCTGCTGCCGGACGGTGTCGAGGACCTGTGGGGCGCCGACTACGCCGACCTGGTGGCCCTCGCCTGA
- the ypfJ gene encoding KPN_02809 family neutral zinc metallopeptidase — MRFDDEADLDTSEVRDVRGSRIPGGRATIGGGLAGLIALVLGLLFGVGPDQLGLTSGGDEPGATASSLAQVQRTCLKGRDANAQEDCRIVAVVNSVQAYWAREFARRGGTYTRAPTVVFSGRVNTGCGTATSSAGPFYCPVDRKVYLDLGFFDDLRTKFGSGGGPFAQAYVVAHEYGHHVQNLTGTLARSQDGVTGANSNSVRTELQADCYAGVWARNATTTPSSSGKPLLTSLTDTDIRDGLDAAAAVGDDRIQARYQGRVTPETWTHGSAEQRQQWFYQGFTSGDMAQCNTFR, encoded by the coding sequence ATGCGGTTCGACGACGAAGCCGACCTGGACACCTCCGAGGTCCGGGACGTACGCGGCAGTCGCATCCCCGGCGGCAGGGCGACCATAGGCGGCGGGCTCGCCGGTCTGATCGCCCTGGTCCTCGGACTGCTCTTCGGAGTGGGTCCCGACCAGCTCGGGCTCACCTCCGGCGGCGACGAGCCGGGAGCCACCGCCTCCTCCCTCGCCCAGGTGCAGCGGACCTGTCTGAAGGGGCGGGACGCCAACGCCCAGGAGGACTGCCGGATCGTGGCGGTGGTCAACAGCGTCCAGGCCTACTGGGCCCGGGAGTTCGCGCGCAGGGGCGGCACCTACACCCGTGCCCCGACGGTGGTCTTCAGCGGCCGGGTGAACACCGGGTGCGGCACCGCCACATCGTCCGCCGGGCCCTTCTACTGTCCGGTGGACCGCAAGGTCTATCTGGACCTCGGCTTCTTCGACGATCTGCGGACGAAGTTCGGCTCCGGCGGGGGACCGTTCGCGCAGGCCTATGTGGTGGCGCACGAGTACGGGCATCACGTGCAGAACCTGACGGGCACCCTGGCCCGCTCGCAGGACGGTGTGACCGGCGCGAACAGCAACTCGGTGAGGACGGAGCTCCAGGCCGACTGCTACGCGGGGGTGTGGGCGCGGAACGCGACCACCACGCCGTCCTCGTCGGGCAAGCCGCTGCTGACCTCGCTGACGGACACCGACATCCGCGACGGCCTGGACGCGGCGGCGGCCGTCGGTGACGACCGGATCCAGGCGAGGTACCAGGGCCGGGTGACCCCGGAAACCTGGACGCACGGGTCGGCCGAGCAGCGGCAGCAGTGGTTCTACCAGGGCTTCACCAGCGGCGACATGGCGCAGTGCAACACGTTCCGGTGA
- a CDS encoding VOC family protein — MAGMSNGRPSVYPSMLYADAKAAIRQLTEAFGFTELAVYEGEDGSVMHAELVQGNGAVMLGSKGRGGRFDEAMKSAGPCGVYIVVDDVDAHHQRAVDHGAEILMAPTDQDYGSRDYMARDIEGNIWSFGTYAPEIGA; from the coding sequence ATGGCTGGCATGAGCAACGGGCGCCCGAGCGTCTACCCCTCGATGCTGTACGCCGACGCGAAGGCGGCGATCAGGCAGCTCACGGAGGCCTTCGGCTTCACCGAGCTGGCGGTCTACGAGGGTGAGGACGGCTCGGTGATGCACGCCGAGCTGGTGCAGGGCAACGGCGCGGTGATGCTCGGCTCCAAGGGCCGCGGCGGACGCTTCGACGAGGCGATGAAGAGCGCGGGCCCGTGCGGGGTGTACATCGTCGTGGACGACGTCGACGCACACCACCAGCGGGCCGTGGACCACGGCGCCGAGATCCTGATGGCCCCGACCGACCAGGACTACGGCTCGCGGGACTACATGGCCCGCGATATCGAGGGCAACATCTGGAGCTTCGGCACCTACGCCCCGGAGATAGGCGCGTAG
- a CDS encoding alpha/beta hydrolase family protein has product MRTLRATAAAVTVALAAGVASVAAGRFASDAALKTRPGKPLPTEPRLTVHATTAGGITLTRALASRRPGTYGLAGDGSHAVVGPLQNSVPHTADTVVRSLERVTHGSLERGDKVWLTPNLYVGDPGSALGLEHADVDVPGELGALPAWFVPAVRDTWIITVHGLGATREHPMNLMGFLNSRHFPVLDLAYRGDLGAPRPPDGLNHLGETEWRDLDAAIRYAVRFGAERVVLYGWSTGATMALRAAAHSALRERISGLVLDSPVLDWETTLRALAGARHTPRFLLPLAVRAAQGRTGVRGDRIAHAAHPDQVKVPTLLVHGPDDRIAPWGASRRLAASRPDLVTLYTVPNAPHGAMWNADPATYEEALRRFLTPLM; this is encoded by the coding sequence GTGCGCACCCTAAGAGCCACGGCAGCGGCCGTCACCGTAGCCCTAGCCGCGGGCGTGGCCTCCGTGGCGGCGGGCCGGTTCGCCAGCGACGCCGCGCTGAAGACGAGGCCGGGCAAGCCTCTGCCCACCGAGCCCCGGCTCACCGTGCACGCCACGACGGCGGGCGGAATCACCCTGACCCGGGCCCTTGCGTCCCGGCGCCCGGGAACCTACGGCCTCGCGGGCGACGGCTCCCACGCGGTCGTCGGCCCCCTCCAGAACTCCGTGCCCCACACCGCCGACACCGTCGTACGCAGCCTGGAACGTGTCACGCACGGGTCCCTGGAGCGCGGCGACAAGGTGTGGCTCACCCCGAACCTGTACGTCGGCGACCCCGGGTCCGCCCTCGGGCTCGAACACGCCGACGTCGACGTGCCGGGCGAACTCGGCGCCCTGCCCGCCTGGTTCGTGCCCGCGGTCCGTGACACCTGGATCATCACCGTCCACGGCCTGGGCGCCACCCGGGAACACCCCATGAACCTGATGGGGTTCCTGAACAGCCGGCACTTCCCCGTCCTCGACCTCGCCTACCGGGGCGACCTCGGGGCACCCCGCCCGCCCGACGGCCTGAACCACCTCGGCGAGACCGAGTGGCGCGACCTCGACGCGGCCATCCGGTACGCCGTGCGGTTCGGTGCCGAGCGGGTCGTCCTGTACGGCTGGTCCACGGGCGCCACGATGGCCCTGCGCGCGGCCGCCCACTCCGCGCTGCGCGAGCGGATCTCCGGGCTCGTCCTCGACTCGCCTGTCCTCGACTGGGAGACGACGCTGCGCGCTCTCGCCGGCGCCCGCCACACCCCGCGATTCCTGCTGCCGCTCGCGGTGCGCGCCGCACAGGGGCGCACCGGCGTACGCGGAGACCGCATCGCGCACGCCGCGCACCCCGACCAGGTCAAGGTGCCGACCCTGCTCGTGCACGGCCCGGACGACCGCATCGCCCCCTGGGGTGCCTCCCGGCGCCTCGCCGCGAGCAGGCCCGACCTGGTCACCCTGTACACCGTCCCGAACGCCCCGCACGGCGCCATGTGGAACGCCGACCCGGCGACCTACGAGGAAGCCCTGCGCCGCTTCCTCACCCCCCTGATGTGA
- a CDS encoding class II aldolase/adducin family protein — protein sequence MTEPHRDARVGHEHARTTGEARERDERDGPDARDTLRRAWDELVSTARRTVADGLVVGTSGNVSVRVGDTVLVTPTGVPYDRLTHDGIVGVGLDGRQVLGSLRPTSELPMHLAVYRATEARAVVHTHAPHATAVSLLVPELPLVHYMAAALGGPVRVAPYAAYGTPELAENTLRALAGRTACLLRNHGTIAYGDSLDQAYDRTAQLEWMCRVWLLSSSVPGLAPALLSPDQLAEAGERLRGYGRQE from the coding sequence ATGACTGAGCCGCACCGGGACGCACGGGTCGGGCACGAGCACGCACGGACGACAGGCGAGGCCCGCGAGCGAGACGAGCGAGACGGGCCGGACGCGCGGGACACCCTCCGGCGGGCCTGGGACGAACTGGTCTCCACGGCCCGGCGCACGGTCGCCGACGGGCTGGTCGTCGGCACCTCCGGCAACGTCTCCGTCCGCGTCGGAGACACCGTCCTGGTCACACCCACGGGCGTGCCCTACGACCGGCTGACGCACGACGGCATCGTCGGCGTCGGCCTCGACGGCCGGCAGGTGCTCGGATCGCTGCGCCCGACCAGCGAACTGCCGATGCATCTCGCGGTCTACCGCGCGACCGAGGCGCGGGCCGTCGTCCACACCCACGCACCGCACGCGACGGCCGTCTCGCTCCTCGTCCCCGAACTCCCGCTGGTCCACTACATGGCGGCGGCCCTGGGCGGCCCGGTCCGCGTCGCCCCCTACGCGGCCTACGGCACACCGGAACTGGCCGAGAACACCCTCCGGGCCCTGGCCGGCCGCACCGCCTGCCTCCTGCGGAACCACGGCACCATCGCGTACGGAGACTCGCTGGACCAGGCGTACGACCGCACGGCCCAGCTGGAATGGATGTGCCGCGTCTGGCTCCTGTCCTCCTCGGTCCCCGGGCTCGCGCCCGCCCTGCTCTCACCGGACCAGCTCGCGGAGGCGGGGGAGCGGCTGCGGGGGTACGGCCGGCAGGAGTGA
- a CDS encoding inorganic phosphate transporter produces MEHITLLLGIVIVTALVFDFTNGFHDTANAMATTISTGALKPKVAVAMSAALNLVGAFLSVEVANTISKGLVDESGIQPEVIFAALVGAILWNLVTWLVGLPSSSSHALMGGLVGATIASAGTGAVHGDVLVGKVLLPAVAAPIVAGLAAMFATRLSYKLSGNADTKATKKGYRAGQIASAGLVSLAHGTNDAQKTMGIITLALVAGGAVAPDSDPPVWVILSAGLAIALGTYLGGWRIIRTMGKGLTDLQPRQGFAAQTSAATVILASSHIGFSLSTTHSVSGSVMGAGLGRKGGVVRWSTAKRMVVAWVLTLPAAALVGALAEWVTGFGAWGTTLVAVFLVVSSFAIWRRSRREVIDHTNVNDTEEPAGVVTAAIAAVTPPPAGTVAEGLTATIPAPAEPTASTSAPSPVA; encoded by the coding sequence ATGGAACACATCACGCTCCTCCTCGGAATCGTGATCGTCACCGCTCTCGTGTTCGATTTCACGAACGGTTTCCACGACACCGCCAACGCGATGGCCACCACCATCTCGACCGGCGCACTCAAGCCCAAGGTCGCGGTGGCCATGTCCGCCGCGCTCAACCTTGTCGGCGCCTTCCTCTCGGTGGAGGTCGCCAACACGATCTCCAAAGGCCTCGTCGACGAATCCGGCATCCAGCCAGAAGTGATCTTCGCCGCCCTCGTCGGCGCGATCCTCTGGAACCTGGTGACGTGGCTCGTCGGACTCCCGTCCAGCTCCTCGCACGCCCTCATGGGCGGCCTGGTCGGCGCCACCATCGCCTCCGCCGGTACCGGCGCCGTGCACGGGGACGTCCTGGTCGGCAAGGTGCTCCTGCCCGCCGTCGCCGCCCCGATCGTCGCCGGCCTGGCCGCGATGTTCGCCACCCGGCTGTCGTACAAACTCAGTGGCAACGCCGACACCAAGGCCACCAAGAAGGGCTACCGCGCCGGCCAGATAGCCTCCGCGGGCTTGGTCTCGCTGGCCCACGGCACCAACGACGCGCAGAAGACGATGGGCATCATCACCCTGGCCCTGGTCGCCGGTGGCGCCGTCGCTCCCGACTCCGACCCGCCGGTCTGGGTCATCCTCTCCGCCGGTCTGGCCATCGCGCTCGGCACCTACCTGGGCGGCTGGCGCATCATCCGCACGATGGGCAAGGGTCTGACCGACCTCCAGCCGCGGCAGGGCTTCGCCGCCCAGACCAGCGCGGCGACGGTCATCCTGGCCTCCTCGCACATCGGTTTCTCCCTCTCCACCACGCACTCGGTCTCCGGTTCCGTGATGGGCGCCGGTCTCGGCCGCAAGGGCGGTGTGGTCCGCTGGTCCACCGCCAAGCGGATGGTCGTCGCCTGGGTCCTCACGCTGCCCGCCGCCGCCCTGGTCGGCGCGCTCGCCGAATGGGTGACCGGTTTCGGCGCCTGGGGCACCACGCTGGTCGCCGTGTTCCTGGTCGTTTCGAGCTTCGCGATCTGGCGCCGCTCGCGCCGCGAGGTCATCGACCACACCAACGTGAACGACACCGAGGAGCCCGCCGGTGTGGTGACCGCGGCCATCGCCGCCGTCACCCCGCCCCCGGCCGGCACCGTGGCCGAAGGCCTCACGGCCACCATCCCGGCTCCGGCCGAGCCCACGGCGAGCACGTCCGCGCCGTCCCCCGTGGCCTGA
- a CDS encoding cobalamin biosynthesis protein translates to MRADRVFAYGAAAGLLGDLLLGDPRRGHPVAAFGRAAAAVERTLWRDHRGWGALHTAICVGGATGLAALASHGVRGSRTASVALTAAATWAVVGGTSLGREARAVGGALAAGDLDAARERLPHLCGRDPQALDADGVARAVVESVAENTSDAVVGALVWGAVGGVPGLVAFRAVNTLDAMVGHKSPRHRRYGWASARLDDVAGWPGARLTAVLAAVAGSDPRGAVRAWRADARKHPSPNAGPVEASFAGALGVRLGGTLSYGGRVEHRPVLNGAGRAVHVHDIERAVRLSRRVGWLALGVSAAGRALLAGTGRDSSTRKGRTA, encoded by the coding sequence GTGCGTGCCGATCGCGTCTTCGCGTACGGCGCCGCCGCCGGCCTCCTCGGCGACCTGCTGCTCGGCGATCCCCGCCGGGGGCATCCGGTCGCCGCGTTCGGGCGGGCCGCCGCGGCCGTGGAGCGGACACTGTGGCGCGACCACCGCGGGTGGGGCGCCCTGCACACCGCCATCTGCGTCGGCGGCGCCACCGGACTCGCCGCGCTCGCGAGCCATGGCGTACGCGGTTCACGCACCGCCTCCGTCGCCCTGACCGCCGCCGCCACCTGGGCCGTCGTCGGGGGAACCTCCCTCGGCCGCGAGGCGCGGGCGGTCGGCGGCGCGCTCGCGGCCGGTGACCTCGACGCGGCCCGGGAGCGGCTGCCGCATCTGTGCGGACGCGATCCTCAGGCGCTGGACGCCGACGGCGTCGCGCGCGCCGTCGTCGAGTCCGTCGCCGAGAACACCTCCGACGCCGTCGTGGGCGCCCTGGTCTGGGGCGCCGTCGGCGGAGTGCCGGGACTCGTCGCCTTCCGCGCCGTGAACACGCTCGACGCGATGGTCGGACACAAGTCCCCCCGTCACCGGCGCTACGGCTGGGCCTCCGCCCGGCTCGACGACGTCGCCGGCTGGCCCGGAGCCCGGCTGACCGCCGTCCTCGCGGCCGTGGCCGGATCCGACCCACGCGGTGCCGTACGTGCCTGGCGCGCGGACGCCCGCAAGCATCCGAGCCCCAACGCCGGGCCCGTGGAGGCCTCGTTCGCGGGCGCGCTCGGCGTGCGGCTCGGCGGCACCCTCTCGTACGGCGGACGCGTCGAGCACCGGCCCGTGCTCAACGGCGCGGGGCGCGCCGTCCACGTCCACGACATCGAACGGGCCGTACGGCTGTCCCGGCGCGTCGGCTGGCTCGCGCTCGGCGTGAGCGCCGCCGGACGGGCTCTGCTCGCCGGAACCGGACGGGATTCGTCCACCAGGAAGGGACGCACCGCATGA